The stretch of DNA CAGCAAATGCCAGACCCCGCCATCCAACTGGCTGACACCGTGACAACCCAGATCCTTCAACTGCGCCTCGGACAACGCCTTGCCATCCGCCAATTGCAGGCGAATCCGCGTCATCGCAATGCAATCCAGCTGCAGCACATTGTCGCCACCGCCCAGCGCATTCAGCCATTGCTGCGCCTCGGAACCGGCAACGGCCACAGCTTTCGGCTCATCAACAACAGCGGTTTCAACCAGAACGGCACGCCCCAGCGCCGGCATCGCCAGGCGAATCTCATCGGCAATGCTGTCCGCCATCGGCCCGACAACCACCTGCAAACTCCCACCTTTACCCGGACGGACCACCGCCATCGCGCCCAGTGCCTTCAAGTCAGCGTCGGAAGCCTTGTTGCGATCAACCATTTCCAGGCGCAGACGGGTGGTGCACGCACCCACCGTCACCAGATTCTCTGCGCCACCGAGTGCCTTGATGTAGGCCGCAGCGCGCTCGTTCTCGGTGAGAACAGCCTTGTCGGCCGTCGCAACATCTTCACGCCCCGGCGTTTTCAGATTGAAGCGACGAATGCAGAAATCAAACACCGCGTAATACACCACGGCATAGGCCAGTCCCACCGGAATCACCAGCCAGCCATTGGTCGAGCGTCCCCAACCCAACACCATGTCGATGAAGCCGCCAGAGAAGGTAAAGCCCAAGTGGATGTTCAGCGCATTGGTAATCGCCATCGACAACCCGGTCAGCAGCGCATGCAGCAGATACAGCAAGGGCGCCAAAAACATGAAGGCGAACTCGATCGGTTCAGTCACCCCGGTCAAAAACGAAGTCAGGGCCATCGACAGGAAAATCCCGCCCATGACTTTGCGGCGTTCCGGCAGGGCGTTGCGGTACATCGCCAGGCACGCGGCGGGCAGGCCGAAGATCATCATCGGGAACATGCCGGTCATGAACTGGCCGCCCTTTGGATCGCCAGCGAAGTAGCGCGACAGGTCACCCGTCACCAGAGCGCCGGTCGTTGGATCAGTGAAGTTGCCGAAGACGAACCACGCCATGTTGTTGAGGATGTGGTGCAGGCCGGTGACGATCAGCAAGCGGTTGAACACGCCGAAGACGAAGGCGCCGAAGCTGCCGCTTTCCATCATCAGGGTGCCGAAGCTATTGATGCCGTGCTGGATCGGCGGCCAGATGTAGCCGAACACCACGCCCAGACCGACCGCTGCAAACCCGGTGACGATCGGTACAAACCGCCGGCCACCAAAGAATGCCAGATACTCCGGCAGTTTGATGTCCTTGAAACGGTTGTACAGCGCGCCAGCCATGAGGCCGCTGACGATCCCGGCGAGCATGCCCATGTTGATGCTCGCGTCGAGCACCTTGAGCGTGGAGATCATCACCAGATAACCGATCACCCCGGCCAGACCAGCGGTGCCGTTGTTGTCCTTGGCGAAGCCGACGGCGATACCGATGGCGAAGATCATCGCCAGGTTGGCGAAGATCACCTGGCCGGCATCGTGAATGATCGCGATGTTCAGCAGGTCGGTGTCACCCAGACGCAGCAGCAGACCGGCAATCGGCAGGATCGCGATCGGCAGCATCAGCGCGCGGCCGAGGCGTTGCAGGCCTTCGATGAAGAGTTGGTACATGGTGCTTCTCCCTGCTCTTTATAGAGAGCTTGTTGTTAGTGCAGAGGCCAATGCTGGTGGCAGGCGTGACGAACCGCATCGGCGCTGTTCAGTTTGAGCAGGTCATGACTGAGGCGTTGGCATTCGGCCTCGTGCAACTGGCGCACGCGATCCTTGATTTCACCGATCTGCACCGGGCTGACCGACAGTTCAGTCACGCCCAGGCCGATCAGCACTGGTGTTGCCAGCGGATCGGAGGCGAGCGCGCCGCAGACGCCGACCCAGCGCTTGTGCACCGCCGCGCCTGCACAGGTCATGGCGATCAGGCGCAGCAGCGCTGGGTGCAGGGCATCGACCCGGGCGGCGAGGCCTGCGTGATCGCGATCCATAGCCAAGGTGTATTGCGACAGGTCGTTGGTGCCGATCGACAGGAAGTCGGCGTGTTCAGCCAGTTGCTCGGCTTGTAGCGCGGCGGCCGGGACTTCGATCATCACGCCGATTTCCGGGCGCTGGCTGATGTTCAGTTCCAGGCACAGCGCATCGACGCGCTGACGGATGTGCCGCAGTTCATCGACCTCGGTGACCATTGGCAGCAGGATCCGGCAACGCTGCAACGGGCTGACTTGCAGCAGCGCGCGCAGTTGCTGATCGAGGATTTCCGGACGGGCCTGGGCCAGGCGAATACCACGCAGGCCGAGTACCGGGTTGGCTTCGGCGGGCAGCGGCAGGTAGTCGAGTTGTTTATCGCCACCGACGTCGATGGTGCGGATGATCACCGATTTGTCGCCCATCGCATCGAGCACGGCTTGATAGGCGACGCGCTGTTCTTCAACGTCCGGCGCCGTTTGGCGATCAACGAACAAAAACTCGGTGCGCAGCAGACCGACACCGTCGGCACCGTTGGCAAACGCGTCGGCTGCTTCAGCACTTGAAGCGACGTTGGCAACCACTTCGATCGCCACGCCATTGCGCGTTTCGGCGGGCAGGTGCGCCTTGGCTTGTTGTGCATCGCGGCGTTGCTGGCGGTCGATTTGTGCCTGCTGAACTTCGGCCAGACGTTCGGCGCTCGGGGTCAGTTCAAGGCGACCGCCGTCAGCATCCAGCACCACCGACTGCCCTTGCGGCTGATCGAGCAAAGCCGAACCCAACGCAACCATGCACGGCAGACCCTTGCCCCGCGCCAGAATCGCTACGTGCGACGTCGCGCCGCCCTCGGCCATGCACAGCCCGGCGACACCCTGGGCGCTGAGTTGCAGCAGATCCGACGGCGTCAGTTCATGCGCAGCAACGATGGCGCCGGCCGGCACGTCGTAATGCCAGGCTTCGCCAAGCAATGCGCGCAGCACGCGTTGCTTGAGGTCGCGCAGGTCGTTGGCGCGTTCGGCCAACAGTGCACTGCCGGTGTGTTGCAGCACTTCGCACTGCACATCGATCGACTGACTCCAGGCGTGAGTCGCCGCCGTGCCTTGCTCGATGGACTGCTGCGCGGCGTCGAGCAGGGCCGGGTCTTCGAGCAGTGCCAGATGCGCAGCGAAGATCGCTTCTTCGTCGGTGTTCTTGTGCTTTTTCGCTTGGACGAGTGTGGCGTGGATTTCGTTGCGAACCTGATTCAACGCCGACTCAAGAACCTGCTCTTGCACCAGCGGATCGTGATTGCCCGCATCGGCTGGCAGGTGGATCGCGTTCAGGCGAAACAGCGGCCCGCCGACCAGTCCCGGCGCGGCGCACACACCCTGCAACACGCCAGCCTCGGTCGGACGTTTGCGCGGTGCAGCGCTGACCGGGGCGGCGGCGTGATGGTCCTCGGGCAGGGCGGTGGCCAACGCGCTGAGCAACGCTTGCAGCGCGGCTTCGGCATCCGGTCCCTGACAGCTGACCTGCACTTCGTCCCGCTCACCGACGGCCAACCCCATCAGCCCGATCAAGCTGTTGCACGGCGCCGATTTACCGGCGAAGTGCAACTGCGACTGGCTTTTGAAGCCTTGTGCGGTCTGGCGAATCAGCGCAGCGGGGCGCGCATGCAGACCGCCACGATGAGCCACCAACACATGACCATGAACCTGCGGCCCGTCGACGGCTTCAGCATTCGCCGCCAAACCGGTGCGTGCGATGATGTGCAGCAACGGCTCGCCAACCTTCACCGCTTTAAGCGTGATCGGCCGCACCTGAAAATCCTGGCTGTTGGTCAGGATCAACAGGCTGACGAGGCTTTTGCATTGCTGGCCGACCTTGTCCAGGTCATAGCGCAACAGCGGCTGACCCTTGGTTACTCGACCACCTTCCTTGACCAGCATCGAGAAGCCCTCACCGTTCAACTCAACGGTGTCGAGGCCCAGATGCAGGAGGATTTCCGCGCCGTTGTCGGCGCGTACAGTGAGCGCGTGGCCGGTGCGCGCGACGTGAATGATCACTCCGGCGCACGGCGAGTACAGCGTGTCGTTGATCGGGTCGATGGCAATGCCGTCACCCATGGCGCCGCTGGCGAACACCGCGTCCGGGACTTTGGCGAGCGTGAGCACCGGGCCGCTGAGCGGGGCGCTGAGGGTCAGCTCTTTATTGTTGTTGTGCATGGCTCGGTCTCATCAGGTCTGCAATCATTCGGACTTAGTGTGTACGGGTCACTTTGCTCAGGTGGCGCGGCTGATCCGGGTCCATGCCCCGGGCCACGGCCAGGCCTGCGGCCATCACGTAGAAACTCTGGATCGCCAGAATCGGGTCGAGGGCCGGGTGTTCGGCGCGGCTCAGGGTCAGGTCGCGTTCAGTCACATCGTCCGGTGCGGCCAGCAACACGCGGGCGCCGCGTTGACGCATTTCCGCCGCGAGGCTGATCAGTCCGGCCTGCTCGGCACCGCGTGGCGCGAACACCAGCAGAGGGTAGTGCTCGTCGATCAGGGCCATCGGGCCGTGACGGACTTCGGCGCTGCTGAACGCTTCAGCCTGAATCGCCGAGGTTTCCTTGAATTTCAGTGCAGCCTCTTGGGCGATGGAAAAACCGGCGCCACGGCCGATAACCATCAGGCGTTCGCAATCGCGCAGGGCTTCGATGGCCACGCTCCAGTCCTGTTGCGCGGCTTCGCGCAGGCCTTCGGGCAGGGCGTTGTGTGCTTGCAGCAGTTCGCTGTCTTCTTTCCAGTGCGCGATCAGGCGGGCGCTGGCGCTGAGGGTGGCGATGAAACTCTTTGTCGCGGCAACGCTGCTTTCGGTGCCGGCCAGCAACGGCAGGCTGAATTCACACGCGGCTTCCAGTGGCGAATCAGCCGCGTTGACCATCGAAACACTCAGCGCGCCGCGCTTGCGCAACAGACGCAGGCTGTTGACCAGATCCGGGCTCTGACCCGATTGCGAGAACGCGAACGCCACCTGACCGCTGACCTTCAACGGCGCCTGTTGCATGGTCACCACCGACATCGGCAGCGACGCCACCGGTACACCCAGTTGCTGCATGGTCAGGTAGGCGAAGTAGCTCGCCGCGTGGTCGGAGCTGCCGCGGGCGACGGTCATCGCCACTTGCGGTGGCTGACGGCGCAGGCGCCCGGCGATCTCGATCATTTGCGGGTCGAGCTGTTGCAGTTGGGCTTGCACGGCCTCGAACGAGGACAGCGCCTCTTCAAGCATTTTTGAAGTCAATGTCTTCTCCTTCGACCATGACGGCGGTCAGTGTGAGTGAGCGATCCAGCCGCACGCAGTCGGCCCAGGCGCCAGCTGCAAGGCGCCCGCGTTCGGTGATGCCGAGGTAATCGGCGGGAAATTGCGAAAGACGTTGCGAGGCTTCGGCGATCGGCAAACCGATCTTCACCAGGTTGCGCAGGGCCTGATCCATGGTCAGGGTGCTGCCGGCCAAGGTGCCGTCGGGCAGGCGCACGCCGCCCAGGCATTTGGTCACGGTGTGGCTACCAAGCTTGTATTCACCGTCGGGCATGCCGGCGGCAGCGGTCGAATCGGTGACGCAATACAGGCACGGGATCGAGCGCAGGGCCACACGAATGGCGCCGGGGTGCACGTGCAGCAAGTCGGGGATCAGCTCGGCGAATTTGGCGTGGGCCAGTGCGGCGCCAACGATCCCCGGCTCGCGGTGATGCAGCGGGCTCATGGCGTTGTAGAGGTGGGTGAAACTGGTCGCGCCGGCATCGAGTGCAGCGACACCTTCTTCGTAACTGCCAAGGGTGTGGCCGATCTGCATGCGCACGCCACGGTTGCTCAACTCGCGGATCAAGGCGTCGTGACCGGCGATTTCCGGGGCGATGGTGATCACCCGGATCGGCGCCAGCGCCAGGTATTCTTCGACTTCGGCCATCAACGCGGTGTGAGCGAAGTTCGGTTGCGCACCGAGTTTGCCAGGATTGATGTACGGGCCTTCGAGGTGCACGCCGAGGACGCGCGCGGTACCTTTCGGACGCTGTTCGCAGAATTCTCCGACCGCCCTCAACACGCTGGAGATCTCGGCGCTCGGTGCGGTCATGGTGGTGGCCAGCAGCGAGGTGGTGCCGAAACGCACGTGGGTCCTGGTGATGGTCTCGAAGGCGCTCGCGCCTTCCATGATGTCTTTGCCGCCACCGCCGTGGACGTGCAGGTCGATGAAACCCGGCAGCAGATAGGGCAGGTCATTGTCGGCCGGATCGCAAGGCACGCCTTCGATCGACACGATTTTGCCGTGTTCGTGGATCAGCCGGCCGCGAACCCAGCCGCTGGCGGTGAGGATGTTGTCTTCAGACATTTCGGTTCTCGCTTTGGGCCGCCTCAGCGGCGCAGCTCGTTATCTACGAAGTTTTTATCTACGAAGCTCTGCAACAAAGTCGTAGTAGTCGTTGCGGCAATAGGTGTCGGTGACTTCGATCGGCGTGTTGTCTTCCAGATAGCCGACTCGGGTCATCAGCAGCATGGCGGTGCCGGGAGCGATGCCGACCAGCGCGGCGAACTCGTCCGAGGCGTTGATCGCCTGGATGTGCTGCAGGGCGCGGACGATCGGTTTACCGATGCCGTCGAGGTATTCGTAGAGTGAATCGCCGACCAATTGCGGCTTGGGCATGATCGAGGCGGGCAGGGTACTCATCTCGATGGCCATGACGGTGTCATCGGCTTTGCGCAGACGCTTCATGCGCGCGACCTTGTCGTTCGGCGACAGGCTGAGGCGGATCAGTTCTTCGTGAGTCGGCAGGGTGACTTCGCGCTCCAGCCACTGCGAGCTGGGGACGAAACCCTTGAGGCGGAGCATTTCGCTGAAACCGGAGAGGCGCGACAGTGGTTGTTCCAGGCGTGGCGTGATGAATGTGCCGGAACCTTGCAGGCGGCGGATCAGACCTTGATCGAGCAGCACTTCCAGGGCCTTGCGGGCGGTGACCCGGGAGATACCGAGCTGCTCGCTGAGGTTGCGCTCGGACGGCATCGCCTGCTCGGCCTTCCACTGCCCGGCATGGATCGCCGATTCCAGGTTGCGCGCCAGTTGCAGGTACAGCGGCGTCGGCTGGGAGTCATCTGGGCGTAGGGCCTGGAGGTCGTTCATGTAGGTCATTTCCGACGCGAGTATAGGATTGTTGTGGCTCGCTTGTGGGGCGGAAATTAATACCACTTGAATACCATGTCAACGCGAGGAATTGGCCTGTAGCCCAATGAAATGGCGGGCTGTGGGTAGGTTGTCTTGAAGTGGTATTAGAGGTGGCATGCAGAACGCAAAAGATCGCAGCCTGTGGCCGCGCCTTCAGTGGGAAGTGGTATCAACCCTGAAGGCGCGGCCACAGGCTGCGATCTTTTGATTTATTTTTTATCGCCGACCGACGGTAATGGCTGAAAGAGCACTTTGTGGCGAGGGGATTTAGCGAAACGTTGCCACAGGTTAAGGGCGAATCTCGATCATCGTGCCGTCCGGCACCAGGCCCCAGACCTCACGCATGTCCATGTTGCGCATGGCGATGCAGCCGTCGGTCCAGTCCAGGGTATGGAACAGGTCTTCAGGCGTTTCTTCCGAATCCGGGGTGCCGTGGATCATGATCATCCCGCCAGGCTCGACGCCTTCACGCCGGGCGCGCGCCGAATCGCTGATGTTCGGATAGGAGATGTGCATCGCCAGATTGAACTTGTCGCTGACCTTGCGCCAGTCGATCCAATAGAAACCTTCCGGGGTGCGTTTGTCGCCTTCGATCAGTTTCGGACCTTTTTTCGCGCCCTTGCCCAGGGAGATGCGATAGGTCTTGATCGGCTTTCCATCGGCAATCAACTGCAGTTGGTGCGCCGATTTGAGCACCAGTATTTTTTCGATCAGCGGCGTATTCGAGGGCGTCACGGTGGTCACGAAGGACGCTTGTGAGACCGTGGCGAACGACAGGCAAAGCAGGGCAAGCAACCAGCGCATTGAAACGATTCCCCAGGGAGTGACGCAGATATTTTAGTTATGGACGCTTTCAGGTGATGGCAGGCTGAGCCAGCGGCGGTATCGATTCGGAGCGAACCGGGTAGGTTTCGGCGCGGCGGTCAGCGAAAAAGCATTCTAAGGTACGCCCCACCGTGCGGAAAGCCAGCTCGTCCCAGGGAATGTCGGCTTCGTCGAATAGTTGTACTTCGAGGCTCTCGGGGCCGGCGGCAAAGTCCAGGTCCGCCAGTTCTGCGCGGAAAAACACATGCACCTGGCTGATGTGCGGCACGTCGATCAGCGTATAGATGCTCAGGTTGCGCACCCGGGCGCAGGCTTCCTCGGCGGTTTCGCGAATCGCGGCCTGCTCGATGGTCTCGCCGTTTTCCATGAAACCGGCAGGCAGCGTCCAGTAGCCGAGCCGTGGCTCGATGGCGCGGCGGCAGAGCAGCACCTGACGGCCCCAGGTCGCGACACAACCGGCGACGATATTGGGGTTTTGATAGTGAATGGTCTGACAGCTATCACAGACAAATCGCAGCCGCGAATCGCCTTCGGGAATGCGCTGGGTCACCGGGTTGCCGCACTGGCTGCAAAATTTCATGCTGGGGTTCCTGAATGCTGCGCCTATCTTGGCGTGCAGCGGTGCCGGTCGGCAAGTTGTCGTTTCGCGACATGGCCTGGCGAAGGGCTTGGGCGGCTGCAATGATTGGTGCATGATGCAGGGTAAGGCACAGATCGAGAACACTCATGCTGGACGAGCTACTGCATAGGGTAAGCAACCACACACCGCGCACGCTGGAGACCGATAAACGTTTCCCCGAGGCCGCTGTTCTGGTGCCGATCACCCGCAGTGACGAGCCCGAGCTGGTGCTGACCCTGCGCGCCAGCGGCCTCTCGACCCATGGCGGCGAAGTGGCGTTCCCCGGCGGGCGCCGTGACCCGGAAGACCCTGACCTGATTTTCACTGCACTGCGCGAAGCCGAGGAAGAAATCGGTCTGCCGCCGGGGCTGGTCGAGGTCATCGGCCCGCTCAGCCCGCTGATTTCGTTGCATGGCATCAAGGTCACGCCTTATGTCGGAGTGATCCCGGACTTTGTCGAGTACCAGGCCAACGATGCCGAGATCGCTGCAGTCTTCAATGTGCCGCTGGAGTTCTTCCGCAAAGACCCGCGTGAACATACACACCGTATCGATTACCAGGGCCGCAGTTGGTACGTGCCGAGTTATCGTTACGGTGAATTCAAGATCTGGGGGCTGACGGCGATCATGATCGTCGAGCTGATCAACCTGCTCTATGACGAACAGATCAGCCTGCACCATCCCCCTAAAAGCTATATCAATACCTGAAGCCATCGCTCGAATGGCCCGTCATCGTGAGCCCTGAGGAAAACAAGATGAAATACCGCCTGGGTGACGCCCGCGTCGACGCCCACCCGCAGAGCTGGGTCGCCCCCAATGCCGTGCTGGTGGGCAAGGTCAGACTGGAAGAGGGCGCCAACGTCTGGTTCAACGCCGTGTTGCGCGGCGACAACGAACTGATCCTGATCGGCAAGAACAGCAATGTCCAGGACGGCACGGTGATGCACACCGACATGGGCTACCCGTTGACCATCGGCACCGGTGTGACCATCGGCCACAACGCCATGCTGCATGGCTGTACCGTCGGCGATTACAGCCTGATCGGCATCAACGCGGTGATTCTCAACGGTGCAAAGATCGGCAAGAACTGCATCATCGGCGCCAATTCGCTGATCGGCGAAGGCAAGGAAATCCCTGATGGCTCGCTGGTGATGGGCTCGCCGGGCAAGGTCGTGCGTGAACTGACCGAGCCGCAGAAGAAAATGCTCGAAGCCAGCGCCGCTCACTATGTGCATAACTCGCAGCGTTACGCGCGTGATCTGGTCGAGCAAGAAGAATGAACGCACCCGAAAGACCCGTCGCCTCGCCGTGCGTGAATATCTGCGCACTGGATGAGGACGATATTTGCACCGGCTGCCAGCGCACGGTCGAGGAGATCACCCGTTGGGGCCGCATGACCAACGACGAGCGGCGGGTGGTGCTTGGCCTGTGTCATGAGCGAGCGAAGGCGAGTGGGTTGGTGTGGATGATCCCCGGGAAATCTGGCGTCTGAGACGACGCCTTCGCGAGCAAGCCCGCTCCTACATTTGATCTGTGCCTGCCCCGCCATTCGGATTCACTGAAGATCCAGTGTGGGAGCGGGCTTGCTCGCGAAGAGGCCGGCACAGTCGCGACTTCTTATTGGCCCAACTCCCAGCCTGAAGTAACCTGTGCGCCAATCTGAAAGGTCGCTTCCATGATTTTCCTCATCGCCTACATCAGCAGCGTCGTGCTGATCAACTTCGCCTTCTCCACCGCTCCACACCTGGACATCATCTGGTCGGCCTGGGGCGGGCTGGTGTTCGTGTTGCGCGACATGGTGCAGACCCGCTTCGGCCACGGTGCCATTGCGGCAATGTTGGTGGCACTGGTGTTGTCTTACGTTACGTCCGATCCGTCCATCGCCCTGGCCAGCGCCACGGCGTTCGCGATCTCCGAATGCATCGACTGGCTGGTGTTCAGCGTCACCAAACGCCCGCTGCGTGACCGCTTGTGGATCAGCTCGGCGCTGAGCATTCCGCTCGATACCTTCATCTTTTTCGGCATGATCGACCTGATGACGCCACCGGTGATCATCACCGCGCTGGTCTCGAAGTTCGCTGGTGTCACTGCCGTTTGGCTGATCATGGCCTGGCGCGAGCGCAAACAGGCTGTCGCCAGCTAAGCCAAACCCTGCGGTTCATGTAAAATGCCGCGCTTTCTCCCCATGGAAAGCGCGTCTGGCGTTGCTTTCCTCGATGATCCGCTTCTTTGAGGACCTGAGATGACCCGTATCGGAACTCCATTGTCGCCGACCGCGACCCGCGTATTGCTGTGTGGCTGTGGTGAGCTGGGCAAGGAAGTGGTGATCGAGCTGCAACGCCTGGGCGTTGAAGTGATTGCCGTCGACCGTTACGCCAACGCGCCGGCCATGCAGGTTGCCCATCGCAGCCACGTGATCAACATGCTCGACGGCGCCGCGCTGCGTGCGGTAATCGAAGCCGAGAAGCCGCACTTCATCGTGCCGGAAATCGAAGCCATCGCCACCGCCACGCTGGTCGAGCTGGAAGCCGAAGGCTTCACCGTGATCCCGACCGCGCGCGCCGCACAGCTGACCATGAACCGTGAAGGCATCCGTCGTCTGGCCGCTGAAGAGCTGGACCTGCCGACCTCGCCGTACCACTTTGCCGACACCTTCGAGGACTACAGCAAAGCCGTCCAGGACCTGGGCTTCCCGTGCGTGGTCAAGCCAGTGATGAGCTCGTCGGGTAAAGGCCAGAGCCTGCTGCGCAGCGCCGATGACGTGCAGAAAGCCTGGGACTACGCGCAAGAGGGCGGCCGCGCCGGCAAAGGCCGGGTGATCATCGAAGGCTTCATCGATTTCGACTACGAAATCACCCTGCTGACCGTGCGCCACATCGGTGGCACCACGTTCTGCGCACCAGTCGGCCACCGTCAGGAGAAGGGCGACTATCAGGAATCCTGGCAGCCGCAGGCCATGAGCCCGATTGCCCTGGCGGAGTCCGAGCGCGTGGCCAAAGCCGTGACCGAGGCACTGGGTGGCCGTGGTCTGTTCGGTGTCGAGTTGTTCATCAAGGGTGATCAGGTATGGTTCAGCGAAGTTTCGCCGCGCCCGCACGACACCGGTCTGGTGACCCTGATTTCCCAGGATCTGTCGCAATTCGCGCTGCATGCGCGCGCCATTCTTGGCCTGCCGGTGCCGCTGATCCGTCAGTTCGGCCCGTCGGCTTCGGCGGTGATTCTGGTGGAAGGGCAGTCGACCCAGACGGCCTTCGCCAACCTTGGTGCTGCGCTGAGCGAGCCGGATACGGCGTTGCGTCTGTT from Pseudomonas sp. P8_229 encodes:
- the purT gene encoding formate-dependent phosphoribosylglycinamide formyltransferase, which translates into the protein MTRIGTPLSPTATRVLLCGCGELGKEVVIELQRLGVEVIAVDRYANAPAMQVAHRSHVINMLDGAALRAVIEAEKPHFIVPEIEAIATATLVELEAEGFTVIPTARAAQLTMNREGIRRLAAEELDLPTSPYHFADTFEDYSKAVQDLGFPCVVKPVMSSSGKGQSLLRSADDVQKAWDYAQEGGRAGKGRVIIEGFIDFDYEITLLTVRHIGGTTFCAPVGHRQEKGDYQESWQPQAMSPIALAESERVAKAVTEALGGRGLFGVELFIKGDQVWFSEVSPRPHDTGLVTLISQDLSQFALHARAILGLPVPLIRQFGPSASAVILVEGQSTQTAFANLGAALSEPDTALRLFGKPEVNGQRRMGVALARDESIEAARAKATRAAQAVVVEL